A portion of the Desulfosoma caldarium genome contains these proteins:
- a CDS encoding peroxiredoxin has product MSASTKPTALALEEAVPSFSLLDQDGNVVRPEDFAGSQLFIFFYPRANTGGCTAQAVAVQEVLPQLSALGVKVLGISPDSPTAQKRFAEKHGLRYPLLSDADHLVAEAFGVWREKQVRGKKVQGIVRSAFLFDEAGILKKAWSPVSPKDTVPKLMEALRTTA; this is encoded by the coding sequence ATGAGTGCCTCGACCAAACCCACCGCGCTGGCCCTTGAAGAGGCCGTGCCGTCCTTTTCCCTGCTGGATCAAGACGGCAATGTGGTCCGCCCGGAAGACTTTGCCGGTAGCCAACTGTTCATCTTCTTTTATCCTCGAGCGAACACCGGGGGCTGCACCGCCCAGGCCGTCGCCGTACAAGAGGTCTTGCCCCAGCTTAGCGCTCTGGGGGTTAAAGTCCTCGGCATCAGTCCCGATTCCCCGACAGCGCAGAAACGTTTCGCCGAAAAACACGGCCTACGGTATCCCTTGCTTTCCGATGCGGACCACCTGGTCGCCGAAGCTTTTGGCGTCTGGAGAGAAAAGCAGGTTCGAGGCAAGAAGGTTCAAGGCATCGTGCGCTCCGCTTTTCTCTTTGATGAAGCCGGAATTCTGAAAAAGGCTTGGTCCCCCGTCTCGCCCAAGGACACGGTGCCCAAGCTCATGGAAGCCCTGAGGACCACTGCTTAA
- a CDS encoding molybdopterin-dependent oxidoreductase, which produces MSDVNIWINDQQVKAKAGQTILQAADEAGIYVPRLCFHPALEPSGSCRLCAVEIEGQRGLPAACTTPVAEGLRVQTQTPKVMDFRREMLQLILRDHPRHCLGCPRNGTCELQQLVAAVGIDFPYPAPDVVRPQPLPGGPYFERDYSLCVRCGRCVRVCHEVRGARTIVFRESKDGRQSVGTPFDRSLEESGCQFCGACVDVCPVGALRENLTDFHRETRPAMDAVCQALTAIITNLYNKELETRWSTAICPVCSAGCRLMLEKTADETVIQVKPSPDGPSNKGQACVQGRFLLKRYVARSERLRQPAVKEGGSWKNLSWDEALQYAAEKFRSYAPNQVAVLTDGRLTNEELHVLNRLAREYFKTEHVGLMAPSGLVAFEKAATELLGTAGATNSLQDLAEASAIFAMGLNPAASQPIAGTAIRQAVLKGAKLVVANPYDVAIARYAHVHLRYVPGSETALVLGLVRIILDEKGVDKAMAPDVLAALKDLTAPFDVETVARCTGLHQEQLVEAGCMLAEKDTVAVLAGLGVIQSPHVADLTRALITLGFAKGSFGKRGGGFWPLFGSSNMQGARDQGWSTTVMDALASGNIRAAYVAAESYGDFCWQPLMACAQSLDFLVVQDVVAPPEAVGAHIVLPLTPLLEKDGSLTNGERRVQWTEKALTTSTGSRTVLETAAAWSRFFGKEPLETADPGVVMKTLGAHVPGYAGIDRSRARYEAVQVPCPSPDHGGTPVLFAEAPPVYKPWSPSQDLGLKAAAEASPEFPLRLTTKEGLYPSFFGPLLAPESQAVMACDGEIEMHPTDAYRLECMPGDTVAVVFNGGEISGRLAFNIHLPLKLVAVPAERLQSVLGGTHLPGTTMAAKVEKR; this is translated from the coding sequence ATGAGCGACGTCAACATTTGGATCAACGACCAGCAAGTCAAGGCAAAGGCGGGCCAGACGATTCTTCAGGCCGCGGATGAGGCCGGGATTTATGTTCCTCGGTTGTGCTTTCACCCGGCCTTGGAACCCAGTGGATCGTGCCGTTTGTGCGCTGTGGAAATCGAAGGCCAGAGGGGGTTGCCGGCGGCCTGCACAACGCCGGTCGCCGAGGGGCTTCGTGTGCAGACGCAAACCCCCAAGGTCATGGATTTTCGACGGGAAATGCTGCAGCTGATTCTGCGGGATCATCCGCGCCATTGCCTGGGGTGTCCTCGCAACGGCACCTGCGAACTGCAGCAGTTGGTGGCGGCCGTCGGGATTGATTTCCCTTACCCTGCACCGGACGTGGTTCGGCCGCAGCCGCTTCCCGGAGGTCCATATTTTGAGCGGGACTACAGCCTCTGTGTGCGCTGCGGGCGTTGCGTGCGGGTCTGCCATGAAGTGCGAGGAGCGCGCACCATCGTGTTTCGAGAATCCAAGGATGGCCGCCAGTCTGTGGGCACTCCTTTTGACCGGTCTTTGGAAGAGTCGGGCTGCCAGTTTTGCGGCGCCTGTGTGGATGTGTGTCCCGTCGGAGCGCTTCGCGAAAACCTTACAGATTTTCATCGAGAAACACGGCCGGCCATGGATGCCGTCTGCCAAGCTCTGACGGCCATCATCACAAACCTTTACAATAAGGAACTGGAAACCCGGTGGTCCACGGCCATCTGTCCCGTATGCAGTGCCGGGTGTCGGTTGATGTTGGAAAAAACCGCCGATGAGACGGTCATTCAGGTCAAACCCAGCCCGGACGGTCCCAGCAACAAGGGCCAAGCCTGCGTCCAGGGTCGGTTTCTGCTCAAACGGTACGTGGCGCGTTCGGAGCGGCTTCGACAGCCAGCCGTCAAGGAAGGAGGGTCTTGGAAGAATCTCTCGTGGGATGAAGCGCTGCAGTATGCGGCCGAAAAATTCCGATCCTACGCTCCCAATCAAGTCGCCGTGCTCACGGACGGCCGCTTGACCAACGAGGAGCTTCATGTTCTGAATCGGCTGGCTCGAGAATATTTCAAGACCGAGCATGTGGGCCTTATGGCTCCATCGGGCCTGGTGGCCTTTGAAAAGGCGGCCACGGAACTTCTGGGCACGGCGGGCGCCACCAACAGTTTGCAGGATCTGGCGGAAGCCTCGGCCATTTTTGCCATGGGACTGAACCCGGCGGCGTCCCAGCCCATTGCGGGCACGGCCATTCGCCAGGCGGTCCTTAAGGGCGCCAAGCTGGTCGTAGCCAACCCGTATGATGTGGCCATTGCTCGCTACGCGCATGTGCATTTGCGTTATGTGCCCGGATCCGAAACGGCTCTCGTCTTGGGCCTTGTGCGCATCATTTTGGACGAAAAAGGCGTCGACAAGGCCATGGCACCAGACGTTCTGGCGGCACTCAAAGACCTCACGGCTCCATTTGACGTCGAAACTGTGGCGCGGTGCACCGGGTTGCATCAGGAGCAACTGGTGGAAGCTGGCTGCATGTTGGCGGAGAAGGATACGGTAGCCGTTCTGGCGGGTTTGGGCGTGATTCAATCGCCCCATGTGGCCGATCTAACGCGCGCTCTGATCACTTTGGGTTTTGCCAAGGGCAGCTTCGGAAAGCGTGGTGGCGGCTTTTGGCCCCTTTTTGGTTCCAGCAACATGCAGGGAGCTCGAGACCAAGGGTGGAGCACCACGGTCATGGACGCTTTGGCTTCAGGGAACATTCGAGCCGCCTACGTGGCTGCCGAATCCTACGGGGATTTTTGCTGGCAGCCCCTCATGGCTTGTGCCCAGTCTTTGGACTTTCTGGTGGTCCAGGATGTGGTGGCACCTCCCGAAGCCGTGGGTGCCCACATCGTCCTGCCCCTGACGCCGCTTTTGGAAAAGGATGGTTCCTTGACCAACGGTGAGCGGCGCGTGCAATGGACGGAAAAGGCTCTGACCACGAGCACGGGATCCCGAACGGTCCTTGAAACGGCGGCGGCCTGGTCCCGCTTTTTTGGCAAGGAACCTCTAGAAACGGCGGACCCTGGTGTGGTGATGAAGACCTTGGGGGCCCATGTGCCCGGATACGCGGGGATCGATCGCAGTCGAGCCCGATACGAGGCGGTACAGGTGCCGTGTCCTTCCCCGGACCATGGGGGAACGCCCGTCTTGTTTGCCGAGGCGCCGCCGGTCTACAAACCGTGGAGCCCTTCGCAGGATTTAGGGCTCAAGGCCGCGGCAGAAGCCTCTCCGGAATTCCCCCTACGTCTCACGACCAAGGAAGGCTTGTACCCGTCCTTTTTCGGACCTCTTTTGGCGCCGGAATCCCAGGCGGTCATGGCCTGCGACGGCGAAATTGAAATGCACCCCACGGACGCCTATCGCTTGGAGTGCATGCCCGGAGACACCGTGGCGGTAGTCTTTAACGGCGGGGAAATTTCAGGGCGCCTGGCGTTTAACATTCATCTTCCCCTGAAGCTTGTGGCTGTGCCGGCGGAACGACTGCAAAGCGTCCTCGGCGGGACTCATCTTCCGGGCACAACGATGGCTGCAAAAGTGGAGAAGAGATAG
- the glgP gene encoding alpha-glucan family phosphorylase, producing the protein MKIAYFSMEVGLSEHIPTYSGGLGILAGDHIKSSADLNIPLVAVTLLYKRGYFIQQINALGQQEELYPYFDPRAFMEPLPFKVTVPMEGRHVHVGVWKYNQVGQKGRIPVYFLDTDLPTNRPEDRMITHYLYGGDKHTRICQEAVLGIGGYMVLKKLEPGITTYHMNEGHAVFLTLALLKDAGGNVERVREKCVFTTHTPVPAGHDTFDYAMAEAVLQDYMPPNIRDLAGQDALNTTVLALNLSRASNGVSELHGEVSREMFPGFDIGHITNGVHHLMWTGPEFQALYDQYCPGWREQPQHLAKARTIPDDAVREAKKAAKKRLISYINAISGAGFSEELLTVGFARRAASYKRATLILTDLEYLVNLSHDRVQYIFAGKAHPQDGAGKELIKEIVHIAKQYEEKLRIVYVPNYNIWLGALMTQGTDVWLNTPRRPREACGTSGMKVCFNGGVNMSVLDGWWREACRDRQNGWAVGDDEDQSDEEAAADLYRDIDDMVTTYYANPKHWVQIMKNSMADVCPVFNTHRMVLDYLHKYYL; encoded by the coding sequence ATGAAGATCGCGTATTTCAGCATGGAAGTAGGGCTCAGCGAACACATTCCCACCTACAGTGGGGGGCTTGGCATTTTGGCTGGGGATCACATCAAGTCCTCGGCGGATCTCAACATTCCTTTGGTGGCCGTGACCCTTTTGTACAAAAGGGGCTATTTCATTCAACAGATCAATGCCCTGGGCCAACAGGAAGAGCTTTACCCCTACTTCGATCCTCGAGCCTTTATGGAGCCCTTGCCCTTCAAGGTGACGGTGCCCATGGAAGGGCGCCATGTACACGTGGGGGTGTGGAAGTACAACCAGGTAGGCCAAAAGGGCCGAATTCCCGTGTATTTTTTGGACACGGACCTCCCCACGAACCGCCCCGAAGACCGTATGATCACCCATTATCTCTACGGCGGCGATAAGCACACGCGCATCTGTCAGGAAGCGGTGCTAGGCATCGGCGGCTACATGGTCCTCAAAAAACTCGAACCCGGCATTACCACCTACCACATGAACGAAGGCCACGCTGTCTTTCTCACCCTGGCCCTGCTCAAGGATGCCGGTGGCAACGTGGAGCGGGTTCGGGAAAAGTGTGTCTTCACCACCCACACGCCTGTGCCCGCAGGCCATGATACTTTCGATTACGCCATGGCCGAAGCGGTCCTTCAGGACTACATGCCGCCCAACATTCGAGACCTGGCGGGACAGGATGCCCTCAACACCACCGTGTTGGCCCTGAACCTATCGCGGGCCAGCAACGGGGTCAGCGAACTGCATGGGGAAGTGTCTCGTGAGATGTTTCCGGGTTTTGACATCGGGCACATCACCAACGGTGTGCACCATCTGATGTGGACGGGCCCTGAGTTTCAGGCACTCTACGACCAGTATTGCCCGGGATGGCGCGAACAGCCGCAGCATTTGGCCAAAGCGCGAACCATTCCCGACGATGCGGTGCGCGAAGCCAAGAAAGCGGCCAAAAAGCGCCTAATCAGTTACATCAATGCCATCTCCGGCGCAGGCTTCAGTGAAGAGCTTCTCACCGTGGGTTTTGCGCGCCGTGCGGCGTCCTATAAGCGGGCCACCTTGATCCTCACCGACCTGGAATACCTGGTGAACCTTTCCCACGACCGTGTCCAATATATTTTTGCCGGCAAGGCGCACCCTCAGGACGGCGCCGGCAAGGAACTCATCAAGGAAATCGTGCACATTGCCAAGCAATACGAAGAAAAGCTTCGCATCGTCTATGTGCCCAACTACAACATCTGGCTCGGCGCGCTCATGACTCAAGGCACCGACGTGTGGCTCAACACACCGCGCCGCCCTCGAGAAGCCTGCGGCACCAGTGGCATGAAGGTGTGCTTTAACGGGGGCGTCAACATGAGTGTTTTGGACGGGTGGTGGCGGGAAGCCTGTCGGGATCGCCAGAACGGCTGGGCCGTCGGCGACGATGAGGACCAGAGCGACGAAGAAGCAGCCGCCGATCTGTATCGGGATATCGACGACATGGTGACCACCTACTATGCGAACCCCAAGCACTGGGTACAAATCATGAAAAATTCCATGGCCGACGTCTGCCCCGTGTTCAACACCCATCGGATGGTGCTGGACTACCTGCACAAGTACTACCTCTAG